From a single Arachis duranensis voucher Yi14725-KUN plastid, complete genome genomic region:
- the ndhK gene encoding NADH-plastoquinone oxidoreductase subunit K — MNSIEFPLLDRTTQNSVISTTLNDLSNWSRLSSLWPLLYGTSCCFIEFASLIGSRFDFDRYGLVPRSSPRQADLILTAGTVTMKMAPSLVRLYEQMPEPKYVIAMGACTITGGMFSTDSYSTVRGVDKLIPVDVYLPGCPPKPEAIIDAITKLRKKISREIDEDHIRSQQENRCFTTNHKFHVERSTHTGNYNQGFFYQPPFTSEITSDIFFKYKKSKHPATKPSN; from the coding sequence GTTATTTCAACTACATTAAATGATCTTTCAAATTGGTCAAGACTATCCAGTTTATGGCCGCTTCTCTATGGTACCAGTTGTTGCTTCATTGAATTTGCTTCATTAATAGGATCACGATTCGACTTTGATCGTTATGGACTGGTACCGCGATCTAGTCCTAGGCAGGCAGACCTTATTTTAACAGCGGGCACAGTAACTATGAAAATGGCTCCTTCTTTAGTTAGATTATATGAGCAAATGCCCGAACCAAAATATGTTATTGCTATGGGAGCCTGTACAATTACAGGGGGTATGTTCAGTACCGATTCTTATAGTACTGTTCGGGGAGTTGATAAGCTAATTCCCGTGGATGTCTATTTGCCAGGCTGTCCACCTAAACCAGAGGCCATTATAGATGCTATAACAAAACTTCGTAAGAAAATATCTCGAGAAATCGATGAAGATCATATTAGGTCTCAACAAGAAAATAGGTGTTTTACTACGAACCACAAGTTTCATGTTGAACGCAGTACTCATACCGGCAATTATAATCAAGGGTTTTTCTATCAACCACCATTCACTTCCGAGATAACCTCGGACATATTTTTCAAATATAAAAAGAGTAAGCATCCTGCCACGAAGCCAAGTAATTAA
- the ndhJ gene encoding NADH-plastoquinone oxidoreductase subunit J, with the protein MQGPLSAWLVKHGLVHRSLGFDYQGIETLQIKPEDWHSIAVILYVYGYNYLRSQCAYDVAPGGLLASVYHLTRIESGRDQPEEVCIKVYVPRKNPRIPSIFWVWKSADFQERESYDMLGISYENHPRLKRILMPENWIGWPLRKDYIAPNFYEIQDAY; encoded by the coding sequence ATGCAGGGTCCTTTGTCTGCTTGGTTAGTCAAACATGGACTTGTTCATAGATCTTTGGGTTTCGACTACCAAGGAATCGAAACTTTACAAATAAAGCCCGAAGATTGGCATTCCATTGCTGTCATCTTATATGTATATGGTTACAATTATCTACGTTCCCAATGTGCCTATGATGTAGCACCAGGAGGACTGTTAGCTAGTGTGTATCATCTTACAAGAATAGAGTCTGGGAGAGATCAACCGGAAGAGGTATGCATAAAAGTATATGTACCAAGGAAAAATCCCCGAATTCCTTCTATTTTCTGGGTTTGGAAAAGTGCGGATTTTCAAGAGAGGGAATCTTATGATATGTTAGGAATCTCTTATGAAAATCATCCGCGTCTGAAACGTATTTTAATGCCCGAAAATTGGATAGGATGGCCTTTGCGTAAAGATTATATCGCCCCCAATTTTTATGAAATACAAGATGCTTACTAA
- the rps4 gene encoding ribosomal protein S4, whose product MSRYRGPRFKKIRRLGTLPGLTSKKPTVGSEFRNQSRSGKKSQYRIRLEEKQKLRFHYGLTERQLLKYIRIAGKAKGSTGQVLLQLLEMRLDNILFRLGMASTIPQARQLVNHKHVLVNGRIVDIPSYRCKPQDIITAKDEQKSKALIQNSMDSAPREELPNHLTLHPFQYKGLVNQIIDSQWVGLKINELLVVEYYSRQT is encoded by the coding sequence ATGTCACGCTACAGAGGGCCTCGTTTCAAAAAAATACGCCGTCTGGGGACTTTACCTGGACTAACTAGTAAAAAGCCTACAGTCGGAAGCGAATTTAGAAACCAATCACGCTCCGGTAAAAAATCTCAATATCGTATTCGTTTAGAAGAAAAACAAAAATTGCGTTTTCATTATGGTCTTACAGAACGCCAATTGCTTAAATACATTCGTATCGCCGGAAAAGCCAAGGGGTCAACCGGTCAGGTTTTACTACAATTACTTGAAATGCGTTTGGATAACATACTTTTTAGATTGGGTATGGCTTCGACTATTCCTCAAGCCCGCCAATTAGTTAACCATAAACATGTTTTAGTTAATGGTCGTATAGTAGATATACCAAGTTATCGCTGCAAACCTCAAGATATTATTACAGCGAAAGATGAACAAAAATCGAAAGCTCTGATTCAAAATTCTATGGATTCAGCCCCACGTGAGGAATTGCCAAACCATTTAACCCTTCATCCATTCCAATATAAAGGATTAGTAAATCAAATAATAGATAGTCAATGGGTTGGTTTGAAAATCAACGAATTGCTGGTTGTAGAATATTATTCTCGTCAGACTTAA
- the ycf3 gene encoding hypothetical chloroplast RF34: protein MPRSRINGNFIDKTFSIVANILLRIIPTTSGEKEAFTYYRDGMSAQSEGNYAEALQNYYEAMRLEIDPYDRSYILYNIGLIHTSNGEHTKALEYYFWALERNPFLPQAFNNMAVICHYRGEQAIRQGDSEIAEAWFDQAAEYWKQAIALTPGNYIEAQNWLKITGRS, encoded by the exons ATGCCTAGATCTCGGATAAATGGAAATTTTATTGACAAGACCTTTTCTATTGTAGCCAATATCTTATTACGAATAATTCCGACAACCTCGGGAGAAAAGGAGGCATTTACTTATTACAGAGATG GGATGTCGGCGCAATCTGAAGGAAATTATGCAGAAGCTTTACAGAATTATTATGAGGCTATGCGACTGGAAATTGATCCCTATGATCGAAGTTATATACTTTATAACATAGGCCTTATTCACACAAGTAACGGAGAACATACAAAAGCTTTAGAATATTATTTTTGGGCACTCGAACGAAATCCGTTTTTACCCCAAGCTTTTAATAATATGGCCGTGATCTGTCATTAC CGCGGAGAACAGGCCATTCGACAGGGAGATTCCGAAATTGCTGAGGCTTGGTTTGATCAAGCCGCTGAATATTGGAAACAAGCTATAGCCCTTACCCCCGGTAATTATATTGAAGCACAGAATTGGTTGAAGATCACAGGGCGTTCTTAA